The following coding sequences are from one Novipirellula caenicola window:
- a CDS encoding alpha/beta hydrolase fold domain-containing protein, whose amino-acid sequence MMNHRRYFLTILCLALTGIGTSTSHAQTASQETSPQFKRLDRNRDGKLTDDEFSGPLFRRIDTNQDGVISVAEDQAFTRRAGRGPAAAVTTSVQAELDLPYAGTDNPRQTLDLYLPKTRKDDKPLPVVVFIHGGGWQNGDKKGGYGPLAPLVESGQYIGVSVGYRLSGEAIWPAQIHDCKAAIRWLRGNAKRYNLDPDKIGVTGTSAGGHLVAMLGTTGDVPELEGQLGDHLSHSSSVNCVVDQYGPTDLLSMGGWHDDANSPESKLVGGTLQENPKAARNASPITYVSKNDSPFLIIHGTDDRVVPLDQSEQLHEALSKVGVESMLVPVQGGGHGRFSSPEVAKRLKQFFDKHLLGKEVTISSEPIPQRSNNPK is encoded by the coding sequence ATGATGAATCATCGACGATATTTCCTCACAATTTTGTGTCTCGCCTTGACGGGAATCGGCACGTCCACGAGTCATGCTCAAACCGCATCCCAAGAAACCAGCCCCCAATTCAAACGTCTCGATCGCAACCGAGATGGCAAACTGACCGACGACGAGTTCTCTGGGCCGCTGTTCCGCCGCATCGACACGAATCAGGATGGCGTCATCAGCGTCGCAGAAGACCAAGCATTTACGCGTCGCGCCGGTCGTGGGCCAGCCGCGGCAGTCACAACATCCGTCCAGGCTGAACTTGATCTGCCTTATGCCGGCACGGACAATCCGCGGCAAACACTTGATTTGTATCTACCCAAGACACGCAAGGACGACAAGCCGTTGCCGGTTGTCGTTTTCATCCACGGCGGCGGTTGGCAAAACGGGGATAAAAAGGGTGGCTACGGGCCCCTTGCTCCGCTGGTCGAAAGCGGCCAATACATCGGAGTCTCGGTCGGATACCGACTCAGTGGCGAAGCGATCTGGCCCGCGCAAATCCACGACTGCAAGGCTGCCATTCGTTGGCTGCGAGGCAATGCGAAACGCTACAACCTAGACCCTGACAAAATCGGCGTGACGGGCACTTCGGCTGGCGGACATCTCGTCGCAATGCTAGGAACGACCGGCGATGTCCCCGAACTCGAAGGCCAACTGGGCGACCACCTAAGTCATAGCAGTAGCGTCAATTGCGTCGTCGATCAGTACGGTCCCACCGATCTGCTGTCGATGGGTGGTTGGCACGACGATGCGAATTCACCCGAGTCCAAACTCGTGGGCGGAACGCTTCAAGAGAACCCAAAGGCAGCCCGCAACGCTTCACCGATCACGTATGTCTCGAAGAACGATTCGCCGTTTCTGATCATCCACGGAACCGATGACCGCGTGGTACCGCTGGATCAATCCGAGCAGCTGCACGAAGCACTCAGCAAGGTCGGAGTCGAGTCGATGCTGGTTCCGGTGCAAGGAGGCGGGCACGGCCGATTCTCGTCGCCGGAAGTCGCCAAGCGGCTGAAACAGTTTTTTGACAAGCATCTGCTTGGCAAAGAGGTAACGATTTCAAGCGAACCGATTCCGCAGCGAAGTAACAATCCAAAGTAG
- a CDS encoding DUF1553 domain-containing protein: MLPTTESATRSARRRLVRLATACSFAIAGFALPVKADEVEFNRDIRPIFSDTCFKCHGPDANTREAGLRLDQREAAVEDLGGYAAIVPGNADESEAVARIESEDPELRMPPPDSGLVLTADQRLRVRQWIDQGAKYQRHWAFEPITRPTVPAEFDLHQPIDAFVSKRLKQASLEPLGPASPTTQLRRVTLDLTGLPPTIEQTQRFLADVHSVGIDVAYENAVDRLLHSPRFGERMAWQWLEAARYADTDGYQNDGPREMWRWRDWVIDAYNQNLPFDQFTIIQLAGDLLPNPSESDLIATAFNRNHRYNSEEGIPIDEFLLENAVDRVDTTATVWMGITVACARCHDHKYDPFSQREYYQLIDYFNDVAESGRAIKFGNSEPWIKTPNDVQRTQLEKHRQRVATCRARLDAANDELSEAQRAWESTADFASLPPVVHHGLDHFFDFDSPNKRVVFKGDTLASQKQSTSPTGHFGNTATVSGRDHYELGKIPGLVGNARFSIAFWMSPEQTDAGVVLSNEQASTKREGIFVEFVNGHLRWNINSRWISGVSTIQTQRTFAPRQWKHIVLTNDGTQRAQGMKIYVDGVLQPVEVIRNTNSNTANRNHGGTMRIGYSPHAGRWKGQVDQLRFYTTRTLAADEAELLAVANSPKTIAAIPEDRRTERQSRVLRTVYLENTDNTAHRQWFSELSDAIAAETKFFDSVPTTMIMQDLPNGRPSFVRSRGVYDQLGEAVTAGVPAVLTSANQPTDRLAFARWLVDGKHPLTARVTVNRYWQLLFGHGLVNTPEDFGSQGDLPTHPELLDWLASEFMDGGWDIKAILKTIVTSDTYRRSSQVTQEHRSQDPDNRLYARAPRKRLPGNVLRDQALQVSGLLVETIGGPSVYPYQPAGLWKEASNFTYKVGKGDDLYRRSLYTYWKRTLSPPTMALLDTADREWCSVKPRQTNTPLQSLTLLNDVTFAEAARKFGEQMLQNGSSDDERITYAFRRLLCRDPSAAETKVLKDALDTYRGEFSQSAEQTKAVLSIGQSESLEKYSAVDRAAMTVLANVLLNLEEATTRD, translated from the coding sequence ATGCTACCTACCACAGAATCCGCCACCCGCTCCGCTCGCCGGCGTCTCGTTCGCCTTGCGACCGCTTGTAGTTTTGCTATCGCTGGATTTGCCTTGCCGGTGAAGGCCGACGAGGTGGAATTCAATCGCGACATTCGCCCGATCTTTTCCGATACCTGCTTCAAATGTCATGGGCCCGATGCAAATACTCGCGAGGCCGGTTTACGATTGGACCAGCGTGAGGCGGCGGTCGAAGACTTGGGCGGGTACGCAGCGATTGTGCCTGGAAACGCGGACGAAAGCGAAGCGGTAGCACGTATCGAAAGCGAGGATCCCGAACTGCGGATGCCGCCACCCGATTCAGGTTTGGTTCTGACCGCGGACCAACGGTTGCGTGTGCGACAATGGATTGACCAAGGTGCAAAGTACCAGCGGCACTGGGCATTCGAACCGATCACCCGGCCAACGGTACCGGCCGAATTTGATTTACACCAGCCAATCGATGCCTTCGTATCGAAGCGATTGAAACAAGCGAGTTTGGAACCGCTCGGGCCAGCGTCACCGACCACCCAGCTCCGCCGCGTCACGCTCGATCTAACAGGATTGCCGCCAACGATCGAGCAGACACAGCGGTTCTTGGCCGATGTTCATTCCGTGGGAATCGACGTGGCTTACGAAAACGCCGTCGACCGACTGCTGCATTCACCACGCTTCGGCGAACGGATGGCGTGGCAGTGGTTGGAAGCGGCTCGCTATGCCGACACCGATGGTTACCAAAATGACGGACCGCGAGAAATGTGGCGTTGGCGAGATTGGGTGATCGACGCCTACAACCAAAATCTGCCGTTTGATCAATTCACGATTATCCAACTTGCGGGCGATCTGTTGCCTAATCCAAGTGAATCCGATTTGATCGCGACCGCGTTCAATCGCAACCACCGCTATAACTCGGAAGAAGGCATTCCGATCGACGAGTTTCTGCTCGAAAACGCCGTCGATCGTGTCGATACCACGGCAACCGTTTGGATGGGCATTACCGTGGCTTGCGCTCGATGTCACGATCACAAGTACGATCCGTTCAGCCAACGCGAGTACTACCAATTGATCGACTATTTCAACGACGTCGCCGAAAGCGGACGCGCGATCAAGTTCGGCAATTCTGAACCCTGGATCAAAACACCAAATGACGTCCAACGAACGCAACTCGAAAAACACCGGCAACGCGTCGCAACGTGTCGAGCAAGACTTGATGCAGCCAACGACGAACTGAGCGAGGCCCAGAGAGCATGGGAATCGACGGCCGACTTTGCTTCGCTGCCGCCCGTCGTCCATCACGGGCTGGACCATTTCTTTGACTTCGACTCGCCCAATAAACGTGTCGTTTTTAAAGGCGACACGCTGGCGTCGCAGAAACAATCCACTTCGCCAACCGGTCACTTTGGCAACACCGCCACGGTCTCAGGCCGCGATCACTATGAACTCGGAAAGATCCCGGGACTGGTCGGCAACGCACGGTTTTCGATCGCGTTTTGGATGTCGCCGGAACAAACCGATGCGGGGGTCGTGTTGTCAAACGAACAAGCCAGCACGAAACGCGAAGGCATTTTCGTCGAGTTCGTCAATGGACATTTGCGGTGGAACATCAACAGCCGCTGGATCTCGGGGGTATCAACGATCCAAACGCAGCGAACCTTTGCACCGCGCCAATGGAAACACATCGTCTTGACCAACGACGGGACACAGCGAGCACAAGGCATGAAGATTTATGTCGACGGTGTACTGCAACCGGTCGAGGTCATTCGAAACACCAACAGCAACACCGCCAATCGAAACCACGGCGGTACGATGAGGATCGGCTACAGCCCGCATGCCGGTCGCTGGAAAGGCCAAGTCGACCAGCTTCGTTTCTATACGACTCGCACGCTGGCGGCCGACGAAGCGGAACTGCTGGCGGTTGCGAATTCACCAAAAACGATCGCCGCGATTCCCGAGGATCGACGGACCGAGCGTCAATCGCGTGTCCTCCGCACCGTTTATCTCGAGAACACCGACAACACCGCACACCGTCAATGGTTTTCCGAACTAAGCGATGCCATCGCGGCGGAAACCAAGTTTTTTGACTCGGTGCCCACGACGATGATCATGCAAGATCTACCCAACGGCCGTCCGTCGTTCGTGCGATCACGCGGGGTGTACGACCAATTGGGCGAAGCGGTTACCGCGGGCGTACCCGCTGTTTTGACGTCCGCGAACCAGCCCACCGATCGGCTCGCCTTTGCTCGATGGTTGGTCGATGGAAAACATCCGCTGACCGCGCGGGTGACCGTGAATCGTTATTGGCAGTTGCTGTTTGGCCATGGTCTGGTCAATACACCCGAGGATTTTGGGTCGCAGGGAGATTTGCCGACGCACCCTGAATTGCTGGATTGGTTGGCGTCGGAGTTCATGGATGGCGGCTGGGACATCAAAGCCATTTTGAAAACCATCGTCACCAGTGACACCTACCGTCGCAGTTCCCAAGTCACCCAAGAGCATCGAAGTCAGGATCCCGACAACCGTCTTTACGCGCGAGCTCCGCGAAAGCGATTGCCAGGCAACGTGCTGCGTGACCAAGCGTTACAAGTCTCCGGATTGTTGGTGGAAACAATCGGCGGCCCGAGCGTGTACCCCTACCAGCCCGCTGGGCTGTGGAAAGAGGCGAGCAACTTTACGTACAAAGTTGGTAAAGGCGATGACCTTTATCGCCGCAGTCTGTACACGTATTGGAAGCGGACGCTGTCGCCGCCCACGATGGCACTGTTGGACACCGCAGACCGCGAGTGGTGTTCGGTCAAACCGCGTCAGACAAACACGCCGCTGCAATCGTTGACCCTGCTGAATGACGTGACCTTTGCCGAAGCGGCGCGCAAATTTGGTGAGCAGATGCTGCAAAACGGAAGCAGCGATGACGAGCGGATCACGTACGCGTTTCGTCGTCTGTTATGCCGCGACCCGTCGGCGGCCGAGACGAAGGTGCTAAAGGATGCGCTGGACACGTATCGTGGCGAATTTTCGCAGTCGGCTGAACAAACCAAGGCAGTTTTGTCGATCGGACAGTCCGAGTCGCTTGAAAAATATTCGGCTGTCGATCGGGCGGCGATGACGGTGCTGGCCAACGTCCTATTGAACTTAGAAGAGGCGACCACTCGTGACTAG
- the hflK gene encoding FtsH protease activity modulator HflK — MKFDPDDWRDFDWRDIDFRQLRLLWVIPAVLLALAVFSSVYTVQAESEGVVLRFGKYVRNAEPGLRFKLPFNIERVFMVPVKRQLKQEFGFGTSGGSNPNQFSAEQTLERGMVTGDLNAATVEWIVQYRVQDPELYLFKVRNPDNTLRDLSESVMRTVVGDRTVDEVITVGRQEIESDALTQLQEMVNKFELGLSIDQVQLKNVNPPLPVQRSFNEVNQAQQEREQLINVANGEYNKVVPRASGEAEQKIQAAEGYALKRVNEAEGDVARFNAVMTEYLKAPEVTKQRIYVETMRQIVPKLGKKIIIDENASQILPLLQLSTESTKN; from the coding sequence ATGAAATTTGATCCCGACGACTGGCGAGACTTCGACTGGCGTGACATCGACTTCCGACAATTGCGTCTGCTGTGGGTGATCCCAGCGGTCCTGCTGGCCCTGGCTGTCTTCTCGAGCGTTTACACCGTGCAAGCCGAATCCGAAGGCGTGGTGCTGCGATTCGGTAAATATGTTCGCAATGCCGAACCAGGACTGCGATTCAAGTTGCCTTTCAATATCGAACGCGTGTTCATGGTGCCGGTCAAACGCCAACTAAAACAAGAGTTTGGTTTCGGAACCTCCGGTGGAAGCAACCCAAACCAATTTTCCGCCGAGCAGACGCTCGAACGTGGCATGGTAACGGGTGATTTGAACGCCGCGACGGTCGAGTGGATCGTTCAGTACCGAGTCCAAGATCCCGAGCTCTATTTGTTCAAAGTTCGCAACCCCGACAACACGCTGCGTGACCTGTCGGAATCGGTCATGCGTACCGTGGTTGGCGACCGCACGGTCGACGAAGTGATCACCGTTGGACGTCAAGAAATCGAATCCGATGCTCTGACTCAGCTACAAGAAATGGTGAACAAATTCGAGCTCGGACTAAGCATCGACCAGGTTCAACTGAAGAATGTGAATCCGCCGTTGCCTGTCCAACGTTCGTTTAACGAGGTCAACCAGGCTCAGCAAGAACGCGAGCAGTTAATCAACGTGGCCAATGGCGAATACAACAAAGTCGTGCCGCGAGCCAGCGGCGAAGCCGAACAAAAGATCCAAGCTGCCGAGGGCTACGCGCTGAAACGCGTCAACGAGGCCGAAGGGGATGTCGCTCGATTTAACGCGGTGATGACCGAGTACCTGAAAGCTCCCGAGGTCACCAAACAACGCATTTATGTCGAAACGATGCGTCAGATCGTTCCCAAGCTTGGCAAAAAGATCATCATTGACGAAAACGCCAGCCAGATTTTGCCTCTATTGCAACTGTCCACCGAATCCACAAAGAACTGA
- a CDS encoding mannitol dehydrogenase family protein gives MSTPIPLSQENLPQLSTAIARPTYDRSKLKTGIVHIGVGGFHRSHEAYYTDALMNSGDFSQWGICGVGLREPDRKIATILEQQDYLYTLIVRHPGGKIENRVIGSLVDFMMGIDDPQAVIDRMANPDTKIVSLTITEGGYNVDADSGEFDMANPEAQHDLQNPQQPKLAFGYLTAALRQRRDKGIPAFTVQSCDNIQHNGNLTRKMVLGFARQQDPELAQWIEREVCFPNAMVDRITPVTTAADISYLEQEMGLQDQWPVTCEPFCQWVIEDDFCDGRPAWENVGAQFVPDVTPYEKMKIRLLNAGHSVLGILGSIYGHQTIDECVSDELFATYLRQFMDIEATPVLDAVEGIDLDAYKDTLIERFGNPNIKDKLSRICLESSSKLPVFLIPTITENLERGGSIQYAALVIATWCWYSDQEVNQYNKELEIIDGKRAELHQAAAATRDDPLSFLRLTSVFGELAKNERFAKVYTEMINKIYEDPDVSLQMRKIVKANQ, from the coding sequence ATGAGCACCCCCATTCCGCTAAGCCAGGAAAACCTGCCACAGCTCTCCACCGCAATCGCACGCCCCACGTATGACCGCAGCAAACTCAAGACCGGCATCGTGCATATCGGCGTCGGCGGGTTTCATCGATCGCACGAGGCCTACTATACCGATGCTCTGATGAACTCGGGTGATTTTTCGCAGTGGGGCATCTGTGGTGTCGGATTGCGCGAGCCCGATCGCAAGATTGCGACCATCTTAGAACAGCAAGATTATCTGTACACGTTGATCGTCCGGCATCCTGGCGGCAAGATCGAAAACCGGGTGATTGGTTCGCTCGTCGATTTCATGATGGGAATCGACGATCCACAGGCGGTGATCGACCGGATGGCCAACCCCGACACGAAGATCGTCTCGCTGACGATCACCGAAGGGGGCTATAACGTCGATGCCGACAGTGGTGAATTTGACATGGCTAACCCCGAAGCACAGCACGACTTGCAGAATCCGCAACAGCCCAAACTGGCGTTTGGCTATTTGACCGCGGCGCTACGACAGCGACGCGACAAGGGCATCCCGGCCTTCACCGTCCAGTCGTGTGACAACATCCAGCACAATGGCAACCTGACTCGCAAAATGGTGCTGGGTTTTGCCCGTCAGCAGGATCCGGAATTGGCACAGTGGATCGAGCGTGAAGTCTGCTTCCCCAACGCGATGGTCGACCGCATCACGCCAGTCACAACGGCGGCGGATATCAGCTATCTCGAACAGGAAATGGGACTGCAGGACCAGTGGCCGGTGACCTGTGAACCGTTTTGCCAATGGGTGATCGAAGACGATTTCTGCGACGGCCGTCCCGCCTGGGAAAACGTCGGAGCCCAGTTCGTTCCCGATGTCACGCCGTACGAAAAGATGAAGATCCGGCTGCTCAACGCCGGCCATTCGGTCCTGGGAATCCTGGGTTCGATCTATGGTCATCAAACGATTGATGAATGTGTTTCGGACGAACTGTTTGCGACGTACCTGCGTCAATTCATGGACATCGAGGCCACACCGGTTCTGGACGCCGTCGAAGGCATCGACTTGGACGCCTACAAAGACACGCTGATCGAGCGATTTGGAAACCCGAACATCAAAGACAAACTGTCGCGAATTTGTTTGGAAAGCTCCAGCAAATTGCCCGTCTTTCTGATTCCCACGATCACCGAGAATCTCGAGCGAGGCGGCAGCATCCAGTATGCAGCGTTAGTGATTGCGACATGGTGTTGGTACAGCGACCAAGAGGTGAATCAATACAACAAGGAACTCGAGATCATCGACGGCAAGCGAGCGGAGCTGCATCAAGCGGCCGCCGCCACACGCGACGACCCCTTGTCGTTTCTAAGGCTGACGTCGGTGTTTGGAGAACTGGCAAAGAACGAGCGGTTCGCCAAGGTGTACACCGAGATGATCAACAAGATCTACGAGGACCCCGACGTCTCACTTCAGATGCGAAAGATTGTAAAAGCCAACCAGTAA
- a CDS encoding DUF1501 domain-containing protein yields MHPKTADPCSGSRQDFRDSTNRSKRLTNSATPAIFPKVLNRRDLLASASATLGGAAAASLLDPSSTFAAAVGPRGLHFTPRAKRVIYLFQSGGPPQHDMWDYKPYLNKVHGEETPASVFGGQRLTGMTAGQSSFPVARSTFNFKQHGDSGAWVSDVLPHTARIVDDLCIIKSMHTDAINHDPAITFLQTGFQIAGRPSIGSWMSYGLGNENANLPAFVAMLSGSGGQPLYDRLWGSGFLPSVHQGVRFRSGKSPVLYLNNPPGFSPKLRRDTLDRLSQLNQFRADEVGDPEIVSRIAQYEMAYRMQTSVPELTDVSDEPNSTFELYGEDARKPGTYAHNALIARRLSERGVRFVQLFHRGWDTHGGLPKQLKARCRETDQATAALITDLKNRGMLDETLVVWGGEFGRTVYCQGDLQPANYGRDHHPRCFTMWMAGGGIKPGITYGATDEYGYNIVENPLSVHDLHATILHQLGVDHEKLTFKFQGRHYRLTDVHGEVVKPLLR; encoded by the coding sequence ATGCATCCGAAAACCGCCGACCCCTGTAGCGGAAGTCGTCAAGACTTTCGTGATTCAACGAACCGTTCGAAACGATTGACAAATTCCGCGACGCCAGCAATTTTTCCAAAGGTCCTTAACCGCCGCGACCTGTTGGCGTCCGCCTCGGCAACGCTCGGTGGTGCGGCAGCCGCATCGCTATTGGACCCGTCATCGACGTTCGCCGCCGCGGTGGGACCACGAGGGCTGCATTTCACGCCCCGCGCCAAACGCGTGATCTATTTGTTTCAATCCGGTGGCCCGCCTCAGCACGACATGTGGGACTACAAGCCGTATTTGAACAAGGTGCATGGCGAAGAAACGCCCGCGTCGGTGTTCGGAGGGCAACGGTTGACCGGCATGACCGCAGGTCAATCCTCGTTTCCGGTGGCCCGATCCACTTTCAATTTCAAACAACATGGCGACAGCGGTGCCTGGGTCAGCGACGTGTTACCGCACACCGCAAGGATCGTCGACGATCTGTGCATCATCAAATCGATGCATACCGATGCGATCAACCATGACCCCGCGATCACGTTCCTGCAAACCGGTTTTCAAATCGCGGGACGCCCCAGTATTGGGTCGTGGATGAGCTACGGTCTGGGCAACGAAAACGCGAACTTGCCTGCCTTCGTCGCGATGCTTTCCGGCAGCGGTGGACAACCGCTGTACGATCGGTTGTGGGGCAGCGGTTTTCTGCCGTCGGTACACCAAGGCGTGCGATTCCGCAGCGGCAAGTCGCCCGTGTTGTATTTGAACAACCCGCCTGGATTCAGTCCAAAGCTGCGACGGGACACCTTGGATCGACTGTCCCAGCTGAACCAATTTCGTGCGGACGAGGTGGGCGACCCCGAGATCGTCTCGCGGATTGCTCAGTACGAGATGGCGTATCGCATGCAAACCTCGGTGCCGGAGTTGACCGACGTCTCGGATGAACCCAACAGCACCTTTGAACTGTACGGCGAAGACGCGCGGAAACCGGGCACCTATGCGCACAACGCGTTGATCGCCAGACGGCTTAGTGAGCGTGGAGTGCGATTTGTGCAGCTGTTCCATCGCGGCTGGGACACGCACGGCGGGTTGCCGAAACAATTGAAGGCTCGCTGCCGAGAGACTGACCAAGCGACGGCCGCCTTGATCACCGATCTGAAGAATCGCGGGATGCTGGACGAGACCTTGGTGGTATGGGGTGGCGAATTTGGTCGGACGGTCTATTGCCAAGGCGATTTACAACCAGCCAACTACGGCCGCGATCATCACCCCCGCTGCTTCACGATGTGGATGGCCGGCGGCGGAATCAAGCCTGGCATCACATATGGAGCGACGGATGAGTACGGTTACAACATCGTCGAAAATCCGCTCAGCGTTCACGATTTGCACGCCACGATTCTGCATCAATTGGGCGTCGATCACGAAAAGTTGACGTTCAAATTCCAAGGCCGGCATTATCGATTGACCGACGTGCACGGTGAAGTCGTCAAACCGCTGCTTCGTTAG
- the hflC gene encoding protease modulator HflC has protein sequence MKNIPIPALIGFGLLFTFLLYNASYTVDETEQVIITQFGKPVGDPISDAGLHLKIPFIQEVTRIEERILEWDGRPNEMPTKDKTYIIVDTFGRWRINDAKQFFLRLRDERSAQSRLDDILGSETRNAIAKHELIEVIRTTKDRQPVRDAVLVDAPGNVGVLYPISKGRAKIEKEIFDKAAGKLSDFGIELLDVQFKRINYNESVQQRIYDRMISERQQIAERFRSEGEGEAAKIIGKKERDLLEIESEAYKRVQQIQGAADAKATEIYASAYNQSEDSVSFYEFIKTMETYQEMLGGDSTLIMTTGSDIFKFLKHVDPDGK, from the coding sequence ATGAAAAACATTCCTATTCCCGCTCTGATCGGATTCGGGCTGCTGTTTACGTTTTTGTTGTACAACGCGTCGTACACCGTGGATGAAACCGAACAGGTAATCATCACCCAGTTTGGTAAACCGGTGGGCGATCCGATCAGCGACGCCGGGCTGCACTTGAAGATCCCCTTTATTCAGGAAGTCACCCGAATCGAGGAGCGGATTCTTGAATGGGACGGTCGTCCCAACGAGATGCCGACCAAAGACAAGACCTACATTATCGTTGACACGTTTGGACGTTGGCGGATCAATGACGCCAAGCAGTTCTTTCTGCGACTTCGAGACGAGCGGAGTGCTCAATCACGCTTGGACGATATCCTGGGCAGTGAAACGCGTAACGCGATCGCCAAACATGAATTGATCGAAGTGATCCGGACCACCAAGGACCGGCAACCTGTTCGCGACGCGGTGCTTGTCGATGCACCCGGGAACGTCGGAGTGCTGTATCCGATTAGCAAGGGGCGAGCCAAGATCGAGAAAGAGATCTTTGACAAGGCTGCCGGAAAGCTGAGCGATTTTGGGATCGAGCTGCTTGACGTTCAATTCAAGCGGATCAATTACAACGAGAGCGTTCAGCAGCGAATCTATGACCGCATGATCAGCGAACGCCAACAGATTGCCGAGCGATTCCGCAGCGAGGGCGAAGGCGAAGCGGCCAAGATTATCGGAAAGAAAGAACGCGACTTGCTGGAGATTGAATCCGAAGCCTACAAACGGGTTCAACAAATCCAAGGAGCCGCCGACGCCAAGGCAACCGAGATCTACGCCAGTGCCTATAACCAGAGCGAAGACTCAGTGTCGTTCTATGAATTCATCAAAACGATGGAGACGTATCAAGAGATGCTCGGCGGCGATAGCACGTTGATCATGACGACCGGCAGCGACATCTTCAAATTCCTCAAGCACGTCGATCCTGACGGCAAGTAA